One Mya arenaria isolate MELC-2E11 chromosome 7, ASM2691426v1 genomic window carries:
- the LOC128240081 gene encoding uncharacterized protein LOC128240081 — protein MCTEGSGKQTFYLVDEAELPGKGSDSVVSMAHHYFQHNGVGEKHAEVYFDNAVGQNKNNAVLWYAMWRVITGLHESVTLNTMLVGHTKFAPDCHFGILRCCNAENLQEIAHTVSASSKSSHNIPQLINDPQQPVTFHSRKSCLDTYFKTLKEYYQIPPFLCIKT, from the exons ATGTGTACCGAAGGTTCAG GAAAGCAGACATTTTATCTGGTGGACGAGGCCGAATTGCCGGGGAAAGGAAGTGACAGTGTTGTGAGCATGGCCCACCACTACTTTCAGCACAATGGCGTCGGTGAAAAACATGCTGAG GTTTATTTCGATAATGCTGTCGgccaaaacaagaacaatgctGTGCTTTGGTATGCCATGTGGCGTGTAATTACAG GACTGCATGAGAGTGTAACGCTAAACACTATGTTGGTTGGGCACACCAAATTTGCTCCTGACTGTCACTTCGGTATCTTGCGATGCTGTAATGCCGAGAATCTTCAAGAAATTGCCCACACTGTATCCGCCTCTTCAAAGTCAAGCCACAACATCCCACAGTTGATTAATGACCCTCAGCAGCCAGTCACATTTCACAGTCGGAAATCATGTTtagatacatatttcaaaactcttaaagaatattaccaaataccACCATTTCtatgtatcaaaacataa